The Haloplasma contractile SSD-17B genome has a segment encoding these proteins:
- a CDS encoding adenine phosphoribosyltransferase: protein MNLEKFIANVSDFPKPGIEFKDITPLMANGEAYRYATEQFIEYAKEVGADVIVGPEARGFIFGCPVATELSLGFIPIRKPGKLPREAVEYEYELEYGTNTLCMHRDAIKPGQKVLVIDDLLATGGTVEATINLVKQLGGNVVGCAFLIELEFLNGRDKLQNVDVKSLIKY, encoded by the coding sequence ATGAATCTTGAAAAATTTATTGCAAACGTATCGGACTTTCCAAAGCCAGGAATTGAGTTCAAGGATATTACACCACTGATGGCAAATGGAGAAGCTTATCGGTATGCAACTGAACAATTTATAGAATATGCAAAAGAGGTTGGTGCTGATGTGATTGTTGGACCAGAGGCACGTGGTTTTATTTTTGGATGTCCTGTAGCGACTGAACTTAGTCTAGGGTTTATTCCAATTCGTAAGCCTGGGAAATTACCTCGCGAAGCAGTTGAGTACGAATATGAATTAGAGTACGGTACAAACACTTTATGTATGCACAGAGATGCAATAAAACCAGGTCAAAAGGTTTTAGTTATAGATGATTTACTAGCGACAGGAGGAACTGTAGAAGCAACAATTAACTTAGTAAAGCAACTAGGTGGAAACGTTGTTGGTTGTGCTTTTCTGATTGAACTAGAGTTTTTAAATGGTAGAGATAAACTACAAAATGTTGATGTAAAATCTTTAATAAAGTATTAA
- the recJ gene encoding single-stranded-DNA-specific exonuclease RecJ, translated as MIKSMNKWNVLNKKIVESKEDLIEVLLTNRNINETERKAFFSDTPKFHDPFLFKDMKKAVDRIAQAIENNEKIMIYGDYDVDGVTGTSILYLTLKRLEANVSYYIPNRFREGYGPNRDAFQKFIDDEVSVVITVDNGISGIEEAELFKDTNTDLIITDHHTCRETIPYAYAIIHPKLKGETYPYKELSGCGVAFKFAHALLNEVPFEYLDLACLGTYADIVSLDGENRTIVKFGLKQTLQTENIGLMELLSISNVKSINEYTLGFMIGPRINAAGRLEEATLAVDLLTTNEQSVAMTLATKLDDLNNERRRIIDRILTEAKEMVEEAHEDKSGLVLYSDDWHEGVLGIVASRLVDLYSKPAIVLTKDQEERYKGSARTIAPFDMIEALNQSDEFLFKYGGHTAAAGLTIEEQHLESFCERFDQLACESEFCNELTIDCKMQAGIMNETTIKTIESFRPFGPSNKKPLYLIEHCEVIAIKTMGATNKHIRLMVKQGEHVLTTIGFNFGEYGKQLNIGDFIDIVGVFEINEYNNTKTIQFQIKDLSCDQIQVFDFRNKYFDKELLKKQDIIKVYFVDNYGIEDAVSYNDFDDPVNNLLLIDVPESETQLKMLLTKSDVSNLYLLFKDDALFSKSHLINRKKLGQVYGLLKKLKSFRLSDPKVQHAFKQIGFDKDLQKFAVQVFFELEFVIIEDITITVVENPEKRNLSDSKTYMDTTNRINFREHLLFSSTQDLNMYLRSLLTDSKHN; from the coding sequence ATGATAAAATCAATGAACAAATGGAATGTATTAAATAAGAAAATTGTCGAATCAAAAGAAGATCTAATCGAGGTCTTATTAACTAACCGTAATATAAATGAAACAGAACGAAAGGCTTTTTTTAGTGATACTCCTAAATTTCATGATCCTTTCTTATTTAAGGATATGAAAAAAGCAGTAGACCGTATCGCACAAGCTATTGAAAATAATGAGAAGATTATGATTTATGGAGACTATGATGTAGATGGTGTGACCGGTACGTCAATCTTGTATTTAACTTTAAAACGTCTAGAGGCTAATGTGTCTTACTATATTCCGAACCGTTTTCGTGAAGGGTATGGGCCTAATAGAGATGCATTTCAAAAGTTTATTGATGATGAGGTTTCAGTTGTCATTACAGTTGATAACGGTATATCAGGTATAGAGGAAGCGGAACTGTTTAAAGATACAAATACTGACTTAATCATAACGGATCATCATACCTGTAGAGAAACCATACCTTATGCGTATGCAATCATACATCCTAAACTTAAAGGAGAAACGTATCCATATAAGGAGTTATCAGGTTGTGGTGTAGCATTTAAATTTGCACATGCCTTACTAAATGAGGTCCCATTTGAATATTTAGATTTAGCCTGTCTAGGAACGTATGCTGATATCGTAAGCTTAGATGGAGAAAACAGAACGATTGTTAAATTCGGACTTAAACAAACTCTACAGACTGAAAATATTGGTTTGATGGAACTTTTATCTATTTCAAATGTAAAGTCCATTAATGAATATACACTTGGCTTTATGATTGGCCCAAGAATTAATGCAGCTGGTCGCTTAGAGGAGGCTACTTTAGCGGTTGATTTACTAACGACTAATGAGCAAAGTGTGGCTATGACATTAGCAACGAAATTAGACGATTTAAATAATGAGCGACGACGAATTATAGACCGTATTTTGACTGAAGCAAAGGAAATGGTTGAAGAGGCACACGAAGATAAATCAGGCCTTGTGCTCTACAGTGATGATTGGCACGAAGGTGTACTTGGAATTGTAGCATCACGATTAGTTGATTTGTATAGTAAACCTGCAATTGTATTAACGAAAGATCAGGAGGAACGCTATAAAGGATCTGCAAGAACTATTGCACCATTTGATATGATTGAAGCACTTAATCAAAGCGATGAATTCTTATTTAAATATGGAGGCCATACAGCGGCAGCGGGATTAACAATTGAAGAACAGCATTTAGAATCTTTTTGTGAACGGTTTGATCAGTTAGCTTGTGAATCTGAGTTCTGTAATGAATTAACGATTGATTGCAAAATGCAAGCGGGTATCATGAATGAGACTACGATTAAGACTATTGAGTCGTTTAGGCCCTTTGGCCCAAGTAATAAGAAGCCACTTTATTTAATTGAACACTGTGAGGTAATAGCCATAAAAACAATGGGTGCGACTAATAAGCATATTCGATTAATGGTTAAACAAGGAGAACATGTTTTAACCACGATTGGTTTTAACTTTGGAGAATATGGCAAACAACTTAATATCGGGGATTTTATTGATATTGTTGGAGTGTTTGAAATAAATGAATACAACAACACAAAGACTATTCAGTTTCAGATTAAAGACTTAAGTTGTGATCAAATACAAGTGTTTGATTTTAGAAATAAATACTTTGATAAGGAACTATTAAAAAAACAAGATATTATAAAAGTTTACTTTGTAGACAACTACGGAATAGAAGATGCTGTATCATATAACGATTTTGACGATCCTGTTAACAATCTATTATTAATTGATGTGCCAGAAAGTGAAACACAATTAAAAATGTTACTTACGAAATCTGATGTTTCAAACCTCTATTTACTGTTCAAGGATGACGCTTTATTTTCAAAATCACATTTAATAAACCGTAAGAAATTAGGTCAAGTTTATGGTCTGTTAAAAAAACTTAAATCGTTCAGGTTAAGTGATCCTAAAGTTCAACATGCTTTTAAACAGATAGGATTTGATAAAGATTTACAAAAATTTGCTGTTCAGGTGTTTTTTGAATTAGAATTTGTTATAATAGAGGATATAACCATAACGGTAGTTGAAAACCCTGAAAAGCGTAATCTATCAGACTCAAAAACGTATATGGATACTACCAATCGAATTAATTTCAGAGAACATCTGTTATTTTCATCAACTCAAGATTTAAATATGTATCTACGATCGTTGCTTACAGATAGTAAACACAATTAA
- the spoVB gene encoding stage V sporulation protein B has protein sequence MRKQNFIQGTVILVVVGFIVKVLGLVNRVVIARYLTTEGVGIYMMTIPTLILFISLAQLGFPIAISKLVSENNVKKTTSNKRIVFSALKISLVISILLVALLLIGAKFLATELLNEPRTYYPLLSLLLFIPLVSFSSILKGYLTGHKIISVSAYAQLFEQIVRIITSVTLVLVLLPYGLIYAVCGAIISISLGEIASIIYMIYRIKNKRSWQMLLTVNDDMKDYDKDLYRDILTISLPATGSRLIGSMSHFLEPIIFSTAMLAIGLSSQFTTEVYGAFSGYAIPLLLIPSFISVAISTPLIPTISEAYATNNLKTITHHFNQAIFLSFVSGALATIVLSIYPNELMKLLFNTEEGTKFLSYMAPLFLMYYFQLPITSTLHAIDKAKHAMVNTLIGSLLKVFLIYVLVTNPAISYHGLAIAVIVNIVYVTIANYLVLRKSIEMKFKLETPITSILLMFATLLFGLYLRNTLTSEYAFILNIFIITLFYIGFLFIFDIGEINRVIKQMFKSNAEKRKAKRMQRK, from the coding sequence ATGAGAAAACAAAACTTTATTCAGGGAACAGTTATTCTCGTTGTAGTAGGATTCATAGTAAAGGTTCTAGGGCTTGTGAATCGTGTGGTAATTGCACGTTATTTAACAACAGAAGGTGTCGGAATTTATATGATGACGATTCCGACATTAATTCTCTTTATATCGCTTGCACAACTCGGATTTCCAATTGCAATCAGTAAATTGGTGTCTGAAAATAACGTAAAAAAAACCACCTCGAATAAACGAATTGTATTTTCAGCACTTAAAATCAGTCTTGTCATTAGTATTCTTTTAGTTGCCCTATTACTGATTGGCGCAAAATTCCTAGCTACTGAATTGTTAAATGAACCACGCACGTATTACCCGTTGTTATCATTATTATTATTTATTCCACTTGTTTCATTTTCAAGTATTTTAAAAGGGTATCTAACGGGACACAAGATTATATCTGTTTCTGCTTATGCACAATTATTTGAACAAATTGTACGAATTATTACCTCAGTAACGCTTGTCTTAGTTCTTTTACCATATGGCTTAATTTATGCTGTATGTGGAGCTATTATATCTATTTCCTTAGGAGAGATTGCTTCAATTATTTATATGATCTATCGAATTAAAAATAAGCGTAGCTGGCAAATGTTACTCACTGTAAACGATGATATGAAGGATTATGATAAGGATTTGTACCGAGATATTTTAACTATTTCTCTTCCTGCTACAGGCAGTCGTTTAATAGGATCAATGTCTCACTTTTTAGAACCCATTATATTCTCAACTGCAATGCTTGCAATCGGACTTAGTAGTCAATTTACGACTGAAGTGTATGGGGCATTTTCAGGATACGCGATCCCATTACTGTTAATTCCTTCTTTTATATCAGTTGCAATTTCAACCCCATTGATACCGACTATTTCAGAAGCTTATGCAACTAACAATCTAAAAACAATCACACACCATTTTAATCAAGCCATCTTTTTGTCCTTTGTAAGTGGGGCGCTTGCCACAATTGTATTATCTATTTATCCAAATGAGTTAATGAAATTATTATTTAATACTGAGGAAGGAACAAAATTCTTATCGTATATGGCACCGCTATTCCTAATGTATTATTTTCAATTACCGATCACAAGCACGTTACATGCTATAGACAAGGCTAAACATGCTATGGTAAATACCTTAATTGGTAGTTTACTAAAAGTATTTTTGATCTATGTTCTGGTTACGAATCCTGCGATTTCTTATCACGGACTAGCGATTGCAGTCATTGTTAATATAGTGTATGTAACCATAGCCAATTATCTGGTATTAAGAAAAAGCATTGAGATGAAATTCAAACTCGAAACACCTATTACTTCTATACTACTCATGTTTGCAACCTTACTCTTTGGTTTATATCTAAGAAATACGTTAACCAGTGAGTATGCATTTATACTTAATATCTTTATAATCACACTATTTTATATTGGATTCCTCTTTATATTTGACATAGGCGAGATTAATCGAGTAATTAAGCAGATGTTCAAAAGCAATGCGGAAAAACGAAAAGCAAAACGTATGCAGCGGAAGTAA
- a CDS encoding DUF421 domain-containing protein gives MQDIMTILLRVLTFYVIIFAVFKFMGKRELGELSIIDLIVFILIAEIAAISIEEIEEPMINMVAAISLLVIMQKVLAYISLKNSKVRQTIEGASTILIANGEVNYEEMSKERYTFNDLIAQLRTKDIRSISEVDFAILEGSGDLTVFKKGEDTISPLPVIVSGQIIRENLQYSHTTEDKLKNLLNEKGYNDLNNILYANFENDDLYIIDYSIKQ, from the coding sequence TTGCAAGATATTATGACGATTTTATTAAGAGTATTAACATTCTATGTGATTATTTTTGCTGTGTTCAAATTTATGGGCAAACGTGAACTCGGTGAACTTAGTATAATTGATTTAATTGTCTTTATTTTAATTGCTGAAATAGCTGCAATCTCAATTGAGGAAATTGAAGAACCAATGATCAATATGGTAGCTGCAATTTCGTTACTTGTCATAATGCAAAAAGTATTAGCATATATATCACTTAAGAATTCAAAAGTAAGACAAACAATTGAAGGTGCCTCTACTATTTTAATTGCAAATGGTGAAGTCAATTATGAAGAAATGAGCAAGGAACGTTATACCTTTAACGACTTGATTGCACAATTAAGGACGAAAGACATAAGGTCAATATCTGAAGTCGATTTTGCTATCTTAGAAGGATCTGGTGATCTGACTGTTTTTAAGAAAGGTGAGGATACCATCTCTCCTCTTCCTGTTATCGTATCTGGCCAAATAATTAGAGAAAATCTGCAGTACTCACATACGACAGAAGATAAACTCAAGAATCTCCTTAACGAAAAAGGGTATAACGATCTTAACAATATTCTTTATGCAAATTTTGAAAATGATGATCTTTACATTATTGATTACTCTATTAAGCAATAG
- a CDS encoding TIGR04086 family membrane protein, with the protein MKNKFRTSLKILFVWFVISLGIILCATLLANFGVISIQAGTITIFIIALLIFFILGFLTGNGLEKNGLFNSLILSFIVMILLLMLWFLGFNQVINFKLILRFVILMLTSGLGGVIGVNFKPIIK; encoded by the coding sequence ATGAAAAATAAATTTAGAACAAGTTTAAAAATTTTATTCGTTTGGTTTGTGATCAGCCTCGGGATTATTCTTTGTGCAACCTTACTTGCTAATTTCGGAGTAATCTCTATTCAGGCTGGAACAATTACAATATTTATTATTGCTCTATTAATCTTTTTCATACTTGGATTTTTGACTGGAAATGGTTTAGAAAAAAATGGGTTATTTAACAGCCTTATACTATCATTTATTGTGATGATTTTACTTCTAATGTTATGGTTTCTAGGATTTAATCAGGTAATTAATTTTAAATTAATTCTTCGTTTTGTTATTTTGATGCTCACTTCTGGTTTAGGTGGCGTAATCGGTGTAAACTTTAAACCAATCATTAAGTAG
- the yajC gene encoding preprotein translocase subunit YajC, translated as MSNAILFLEGNAAEGGWMGTIGLFLPFLVVFAIVYFFMIRPEKKRRQQIYNMQKDIVQGDKIVTIGGIYGKVEQLTDYTVTIVVADGTRFKVEKGAIKGKQPEEAPKEQ; from the coding sequence ATGAGTAATGCTATACTATTTTTAGAAGGAAATGCTGCTGAAGGGGGATGGATGGGTACAATTGGTCTATTCTTACCATTCTTAGTTGTATTTGCTATTGTCTATTTCTTTATGATTCGTCCTGAGAAGAAAAGACGTCAACAAATTTATAATATGCAAAAGGATATTGTACAAGGAGATAAAATTGTTACTATTGGTGGAATCTATGGAAAAGTTGAGCAACTCACTGATTATACAGTTACAATTGTAGTAGCAGATGGAACACGTTTCAAAGTTGAAAAAGGTGCTATTAAAGGGAAACAACCTGAAGAAGCACCAAAAGAACAGTAA
- the tgt gene encoding tRNA guanosine(34) transglycosylase Tgt, with the protein MSAIRYELIHECKQTGARYGKLHTPHGVIETPIFMPVGTQATVKTLSPEELEDMSAQIILGNTYHLWLQPGDDLIQEAGGLHKFMKWDKPILTDSGGFQVFSLSKLRNIEEEGVHFRHHKSGEKLFLSPEKAISIQNNLGSDIMMSFDECVELPSTFEYTKNSLERTLRWAERGKNAHKNPDTQALFGIVQGGDYEELRRMSALELVKMDFPGYSIGGLSVGEPKEVMYKVLEWTVPFLPKDKPRYLMGVGSPDALLEGSIRGVDMFDCVLPTRIARHGTAMTSEGRVVIKNKVYERDFSPLDHECGCYTCKNYTRAYLRHLHKANEIFGQRLVSYHNLYFLLNLMENVREAIKEDRLLTFKEEFFEKYGLTSGNERGF; encoded by the coding sequence ATGTCAGCAATACGATATGAACTAATACATGAATGTAAACAAACAGGAGCACGTTATGGAAAACTACATACCCCTCACGGAGTGATTGAAACACCAATTTTTATGCCGGTTGGGACACAAGCAACAGTAAAGACCCTATCTCCTGAAGAATTAGAGGATATGAGTGCTCAGATTATTTTAGGAAATACCTACCATCTTTGGCTACAACCAGGAGATGACTTGATACAGGAAGCAGGCGGTCTTCATAAATTTATGAAGTGGGACAAGCCAATTCTGACCGATTCAGGTGGATTTCAAGTCTTTAGTTTAAGTAAATTACGAAATATTGAAGAGGAAGGTGTTCACTTTAGACATCATAAATCAGGAGAGAAACTATTTTTATCACCTGAAAAGGCAATTTCCATTCAAAACAATTTAGGTTCAGATATTATGATGTCATTTGATGAATGTGTCGAGCTACCTTCGACATTTGAATACACTAAAAATTCATTAGAACGAACATTGAGATGGGCAGAACGTGGTAAAAACGCCCATAAGAATCCAGATACACAGGCACTATTCGGAATTGTTCAAGGTGGAGACTACGAAGAATTGCGCCGAATGAGTGCTTTAGAACTCGTTAAAATGGATTTCCCTGGTTACTCGATTGGTGGTCTGTCAGTTGGGGAACCGAAAGAGGTTATGTATAAAGTGTTAGAGTGGACAGTGCCATTCTTGCCAAAAGATAAGCCTCGTTACTTGATGGGAGTAGGGTCACCTGATGCACTATTAGAAGGAAGTATTCGAGGTGTTGACATGTTTGACTGTGTACTACCGACTCGAATAGCTCGTCATGGTACTGCAATGACAAGTGAAGGTCGTGTTGTCATTAAGAATAAGGTGTATGAGCGGGACTTTTCACCACTCGACCATGAATGTGGTTGTTATACATGTAAAAACTACACAAGGGCATACTTGAGACATTTACATAAGGCGAATGAGATATTCGGACAACGTCTAGTGTCTTATCACAATCTATACTTCTTACTCAATCTGATGGAAAATGTCAGAGAAGCCATAAAAGAAGACCGATTATTAACATTTAAAGAAGAATTCTTTGAGAAATATGGGTTAACTAGTGGCAATGAACGTGGATTTTAA
- the queA gene encoding tRNA preQ1(34) S-adenosylmethionine ribosyltransferase-isomerase QueA — MQVKDFDFELPQELIAQTPLEDRDQSRLLVLDKETGDITHKRFYDIIDFFEVGDTLVLNDTRVMPARLFGVKEDTGANIEILLLKQVEGDRWETLCKPAKRVKQGTVIEFGDGLLKAKCIETLDEGGRIFEFIYDGIFYEVLDELGEMPLPPYITEKLDDQERYQTVYSKNVGSAAAPTAGLHFTQELLKKVEEKGINIAYITLHVGLGTFRPVTADTIDEHKMHAEYYQMTADTAKLLNDTREKNKRIITVGTTSTRTLETIAGKFDGTFQESSGWTDIFIYPGYEFKGIDSLITNFHLPKSTLVMMVSALAGRDPIMKAYHEAIKERYRFFSFGDAMFIR; from the coding sequence ACTTGAAGATCGTGATCAGTCACGATTACTTGTTCTAGATAAAGAAACCGGAGATATTACTCACAAACGATTTTATGATATTATTGATTTTTTTGAAGTCGGTGATACGTTAGTTCTAAACGATACGAGAGTAATGCCAGCTCGTCTCTTTGGAGTTAAAGAAGATACAGGTGCAAACATTGAGATTCTGTTACTGAAACAAGTAGAGGGTGACAGATGGGAAACATTGTGTAAACCTGCTAAACGAGTAAAACAAGGTACAGTAATTGAATTTGGTGATGGACTATTAAAAGCTAAGTGTATAGAAACTCTTGATGAAGGTGGACGTATTTTTGAATTTATATATGATGGAATCTTTTATGAAGTATTAGATGAATTAGGAGAAATGCCATTACCACCATATATCACTGAAAAACTAGATGATCAGGAGCGATATCAAACGGTATACTCTAAAAATGTTGGTTCAGCAGCTGCACCAACTGCAGGTCTTCACTTTACTCAGGAACTTCTTAAGAAAGTAGAAGAGAAAGGGATTAATATCGCCTATATCACATTGCACGTTGGTCTTGGAACGTTCAGACCAGTAACGGCAGATACAATTGATGAACACAAAATGCATGCAGAATATTATCAAATGACTGCTGATACGGCTAAACTATTGAATGATACAAGAGAAAAGAATAAACGGATTATTACGGTTGGAACGACTTCAACCAGAACTTTAGAGACAATAGCAGGCAAGTTTGATGGGACTTTTCAAGAGAGTAGTGGATGGACGGATATATTTATCTATCCAGGCTATGAATTTAAAGGAATCGACTCACTAATTACAAACTTCCATTTACCAAAGTCTACACTAGTCATGATGGTAAGTGCACTTGCAGGGCGTGACCCTATCATGAAAGCTTATCACGAAGCCATTAAAGAAAGATATCGATTTTTTAGTTTTGGCGATGCCATGTTCATTCGGTAA